In the Raphanus sativus cultivar WK10039 unplaced genomic scaffold, ASM80110v3 Scaffold4763, whole genome shotgun sequence genome, ttcacttttgtttaaaaatttcaaaccacattttacatttgaattaatgtattctaaactatcttttatggtatataggaatcattttaatttttaatatttagtttatcaaaatttcatatactgcataggttaattgaattagcattataaaatcttcattatctaaaaaACGTAGACAATAGAGGTTccaaactctttgaccatcatcttatggtGGTGttcaatgaaactatacaataaacccagatttttatattttttaaaaaattcaaaatccgtGGCTTAACCCcgtttaaaataatgagttttcggtaaatgctctatatactgaagtttatattcttcacttttgtttaaaaatttcaaaacacattctacatttgaattaatgtattctaaattatctttcatggtatatcggaattattctaattttttaatatttagattactaaaatttcatatactgcctaaattagtagaattagtattataaaatctttattatctagagaaacggagacaacaaaggttttaaattctttgatcatcatcttatgttagtgtttgataaaactatacaataaaactaaattttcatatttttgaatatttttcaaaaatctgtAGGTTAACAACATACAAGCTAACGAAGAATCGGTGGAAGTTCCAAAGTCAATTAAAGAATAGTTACAACATAAATTAAGAAAGAATTGTTTACAAAGATAAATATCAGCCGCATATAATCTAAGGATGTCTCTTATCGTTATTCCAGATGCTCTGTAATTTCACTCTCCAAGAAAAGCATTGTCTGTAAAACttacaaaacatatttaaatcaGAACCCAAATggatttttaatgttaaaacccctcaactaaatttgttttgggtaaaaactcaccaaactaagtatttaatgaataaaccctcaaattaactttatttaatgaattaaaccctTTCCGGTCATAATTACCAGTACTACAGGTAATTTTTTAGTTTAGGGATTTCtacattaaacaaaacataagtgaGGGTTTTAccattagaaataaaaaaatcaaaatataataataatatctaaaaattaataactttaatattccaaaattagcatttttaaaaaactttctgtaaaatatatgagtagttttttttaaatcaacattatatatgtataaattaaaaatgtaaaaacccataaaatatataaaaaatatctaaagatTTGTCTATTTTCTtgtgttttacatttttaacttttaCATCATTTTTATTACTGGTAAAtcttaagataatttttattatattttctggttttttacatttttaatttatacatatataatgttgatttaaaaaacaactagactcatatattttacagaatttttttaaaaactaattttggaatattaaagttattaatttttggataatgttattatattttgaattttttatttctagtgGTAAAACTCCtcacttatgttttttttaatgtagaAACCCCTAGACTAAAAATTTACCGGTAATACTGGTAATTATGACCGGAAAGgctttaattcattaaatagaATTAATTTAGGGGTTTATTCACTAgatttttatccaaaacaaaCTTAATTGAGGGGTTTCAACGTTAAAAATCCAACCCAAATATAgtttaccaaaaacaaaaaggtaCATCAAAAGATAGACACAACCAACAAATACATCTGCTATAGAATATATAAAACCTTGGAACAGAAGGGACAAGCTTGACTTCTCTCCATCCATTCATAGATGCAGGCAAGATGAAAGATGTGTCCACATTGCAGAACTATCTTCGGATTATCCTCAGTGTACTCTGTCTCCAGTCACAATATGAACTGAATGAACCCACACAACCAATCttttaaatcaaagttttttaatcaattttgtaCAGTTTTATATTCTTTGTTTTACCATGGAAACATGTCGGACAAACgtcgtcttcttcgtcttccCTTCTTTCCAGGTTTAGCGATAGTTGCTCGTACTGGATCAGCCACGAAATTGTTAGATTTTGATTAGTTTTGCAATTTTCTATAGGTTTCGGTAGAAAAACGTAAGGACATTAGAAAAGGAAAGTAGGGTTATAATGTGGGAGATACCTTGAGGGGGAAGTTATTGCTTATTGGGTAGCTAAAGGCACTGGTTCTGAGAACGTTACGGGATTCACCATCTTGCTCCGGAACTCGAAGACAGCAAAGTAATACACCCATTGATCTGAACCAGTGGAGGTCACCGATAATAAAACACAGATTTAAGGTTATTATATATGCTCAATGATCAGGCAAGAAGCAGAGAAAAGACAGGACAAAGGGGAAAAACAGAGGAACCGAATGAAGAAACAATCAACTAAGCAATATGAGAAAAACCAACAAACTTTGAAGATTCTTTGGAGAGTAGCACAAGGTATCGTGGAGATTTTGTAGGGATATTTTTGTGACATGGCATATACCAAAAGAGTTTTGTTTGACTGTTTTATGGAATGTTGACTTATTTTCTTCAGTTTCCGGTTTACTTATTCCACCGAAATGGCAATCTCGTTTATCAGTATCTGCTTTTATTCCTTAAATAACAGAAAATgtcaaaaagttataaattactTGAAGAGTAgttgaatttttaatttaagatctttttaaaaatttaatcatCAGTTTGTAACCAATATGATAATCACACGAAAAAGGAAGATAGAAGTTGGTTTCAAAAGGGCAAAAAGGAAAGATAAGTATGGTGGTTATATATGCTATCATGGCAAATCATTGTTAACTACAAATTTACTTCTTTCGCAAGGTGGAGAAAATGAGCCCGCTACCTAATTACCAAATTAAATTTCTGAtttaaaaacacattaaatGTTAACTTCAGTATTCACTTGTAGTGTTTGATACCAATCTGCAGTAAAAACCTTCCAAACTAAAAATTActagaaaaacatattttaaaaattactaacGGAACGAAAAGTAgccaaagaaaaataaaacatactATTGCTCTCAATTACAGATGATGGAAATGGCTGATAGAAtgttcaacatagatgagtcaaaaaaaagaaaaaaacatagatGAGTCCAAAGTAGAATGATGGCGTTCCCTGGGTAAGCATAGCGGTGGTGCCCAGTATAGTTGAGATGTGTCCCGAGATAGTCAAGCCGAGCAAGAACTAAACCTTAGAGGAGTACGCTTTCTCCTCTTGATGatgattgatatttttttttttttataatctagGGTTCTCCACTTCGCAGGTCATTTCCTGGGTCCGGTCAGACAGCGGTCTACTACATCAGGGAGAGTATTAACTTGGGCCGAGGCCCAGTACCACTAATGGTAACATAGAAGAGGCAGTTCGCTTCCGGTTAGCGTCGAACCCGAGAACATAACAATTGGCCCCCAAAACTTTAACCAGTAGGGTTACCTCATCCCGTCGATTGATGATtgatattgtattttaaaaattttaatatgcaGAATATATAGTGTTATTGATTTATATAGTTTGTTAAACGAATgagaactatatatatatttgaattatatatGATTGACGAAAGTTTTGAGCAAGAAAAACATCCATAGTTTAAAAACTATAGTATCTGAATAGTTTGAAATATATCAGAGGcttttacatatttttcatGAAGGCATCATATTGAGTgtttactatttactatttttatgtTACAGATCACAAGGTCAGTATTATAATAGTAAACAGTTGGCAAGAATTAGTGTTGGGACCTACGACTTGATGATGAACATGTTGAAGAAAAGGGCCAACTCTTGATGTCTTATATAAACCAAAGAGTTCACATATCATTGTtcaaaaacaaagcaaaaaagCTATCACAGAAATAGAAAAGGCTGAGAGCTTTAGTggaaatatcaaaatatgtacATCTCTTTCTCActcttttacttttgtttacCAGGTGCTCTTCTCTATTCAAGTACTGAATCACAAAATAACAAAGAATAGCCTACATCTTCTTAATCATATGAGATTAGATTTGCTTCTCCTAATTATCACTTGtggttttataaatttactaaattctcaacataaatatgaatataagaTAATTTCTTGGTGCACATAATTAGTCATTGCAAAATTAACaacaaatttatatacatgGATCATGGATGTCGCCTGTCggtgatatattatatattcaaaatactatAGAATTAAAGATTCCAAAATGAAAGAAATTGAGGTTTTctgtatatttaaaatgtgGGGAGCTACCAAAAGCAGGATCATAATTACACATTATGATAGCTCTTAATTTCATTTACTTTCTCCACCTTCTTATATCATCTTATTGTCCTACaattgagaaagagagagagatagagaaagagaaTGGGGAAGAAAGAAGGGTTCTTTCTAAACAGATTAAGGGCTCATGTAAGAGTCCAACCACCGACGACTACTAGCCACCATGGCTGCAGCCAAGAACCACCAAATGCATCCGCAGAGACAAAAGGCAGAAGAATAATCGTTGTGGTTGATTCTTGTTCAGAGTCTAAGAACGCTTTGCTTTGG is a window encoding:
- the LOC108826921 gene encoding E3 ubiquitin-protein ligase AIRP1-like, whose product is MGVLLCCLRVPEQDGESRNVLRTSAFSYPISNNFPLKYEQLSLNLERREDEEDDVCPTCFHEYTEDNPKIVLQCGHIFHLACIYEWMERSQACPFCSKTMLFLESEITEHLE